The sequence CGACGGGACCCTGCCCTTCACGACGTTCGTGATCGACGTCGGGCAGGGCGACCTGATCTGGAGCGCCCTCGACCGGCTGCCCGCCCGGGTGGACCTGAGCTTCGCCGACCTTCCCCCGCAGGCCTTTCCCACCTACCCGCTGCCCGAGCACTTCGCCGAGAAGCTGCACGCCTACACGCGGCCCCGCCCCGAGGGAGGCCGCACCCGGGTCAAGGACCTGCTGGACCTGAGCCTGATCATCGGTGAGCTGCACCTCACCCCCTCAGCGGAGGTACTCCGGCTCGTGGAGGCGGTGTTCGACCGGTACGGCTCCCATTCCCTGCCGAACGAGGTGCCTGCTCCCCCGGAGGACTGGCGCGGTCCTTACCGGGCGCTGGCGGAAGACCTCCTCCACCCCATCACGGGGATGGAGGAGGCCCGGAATCAGATCCAGCGTTTTCTGGAGGCGTGCCGAGGTTGAACCCTTACAGAGCGTCAGGGTTTGATCGGTATCCAGAACTGCAGTTCCACTGTCTCGGAGCGGCCCGTGTCACCCGGTGGGTAGACGGTGATGTTGGGGGCGTCGGCCCGCACATACTTCGACGTCTTCCAGAACGTTTTGGCAATGCTATAGCGCAGGTTGCCGATATCGGCCCGCTGTCCGCTGAATGAGAAAACGGCGTAACGCTGAGGGGGCAGCACGAGAACCGTCATTCCCGGCGGCACGAACCGCGTCGTGCTGACCTCCACGGCAGGCATGAAGTAGAAGTTCCCTCCCCCGGCACCGAAACAGACTTCATACCCGGAGAAGCGGTTGGGCGCCCCAACATTGGTGAACGCTGAACTCCGGTTGGTCTTGCCCTCAAGCTGGACCATGCGGGACGACAGCAGCGACCATGCCTGGGGAATCTTAGCGAAATCGGCCTGCTGGTGAGCAGCCAGGTGTGCATTGATTCCAACCAACTGCAAACGGCCTTTCGTTTCGATCCGCGGAGTTGGCACAGGTATCAACCGGAACAACTTCTCCTCCTCGGGCGTGGCGTCGGGACATCCCGACTGCTGGCTGGCCAGGAAGGTCTGCGCCGCGGTGGTGGACGAGAAGAGGGCCGTGGCCATCACCGAA comes from Deinococcus sp. YIM 134068 and encodes:
- a CDS encoding nucleotidyl transferase AbiEii/AbiGii toxin family protein, translated to MRYRTARDFRRALNDRLREQAGAGEDLARLQRRLAYERFLARLFAVVGETWVLKGGYALELRLGGRARATKDLDFHALGGADLLDTLQAAAEQDLGDHFRFVVQPPERGTLGGPPEGGQRFRVQAFLDGTLPFTTFVIDVGQGDLIWSALDRLPARVDLSFADLPPQAFPTYPLPEHFAEKLHAYTRPRPEGGRTRVKDLLDLSLIIGELHLTPSAEVLRLVEAVFDRYGSHSLPNEVPAPPEDWRGPYRALAEDLLHPITGMEEARNQIQRFLEACRG
- a CDS encoding GyrI-like domain-containing protein: MGASYWCSVMATALFSSTTAAQTFLASQQSGCPDATPEEEKLFRLIPVPTPRIETKGRLQLVGINAHLAAHQQADFAKIPQAWSLLSSRMVQLEGKTNRSSAFTNVGAPNRFSGYEVCFGAGGGNFYFMPAVEVSTTRFVPPGMTVLVLPPQRYAVFSFSGQRADIGNLRYSIAKTFWKTSKYVRADAPNITVYPPGDTGRSETVELQFWIPIKP